The following is a genomic window from Rubeoparvulum massiliense.
AGGTCTCGTAGCTCCTTAGCACGTTCAAACTGGAGGGCTTCTGCAGCCTCCATCATCTCCTTACGTAGCTCCTCTTGGATCTTTTGATGCCCACCATTAAGAAATTGGGTGATCTGCTGAACGATCTCATCATACTTTTCCTGTTGCACAGGATATTCGCAGGGTGCTAGACATTGTCCTAGATGATAGTAGAGACAGATCCGATTGGGGATGGTTCTACACTTTCGCAATGGATAGAGACGGTCCAATAGCTTCTTGGTTTGCTGTGCTGCTGCTGCATTAGGGTATGGGCCATAATATTTAGACTTTCCTCGCTGGTTTACCTTCCGCGTAATCTCCAAACGTGGATGTTCACCTAAGGAGAGCTTAATATACGGATAGGTTTTATCATCCTTCAGCATGATATTGTACTGCGGTGAATACTGCTTAATCAGATTTAATTCCAGTAATAACGCCTCTGTTGCAGATTTGGTGATGATATATTCAAAGTCCACAATTTCACTGACCAACTTTTGTGTTTTTCCATCATGAGTTCCAGTAAAATATGAGCGAACACGATTACGCAAATTCTTTGCCTTACCTACATAGATAATCTGCCCCTGTGCATCTCTCATGAGGTAGCATCCAGGGTTCGTAGGAAGTAAGCTAAGCTTTTCTTGCAAATATTTTGTTTGCGCTCCCAAATGCATCCCCCTTTTCTCATACAAAAACAGCTACTAACATAGCTGTCAGTAGCTGCTACTTGCAGTTTTTCACGGCAAGATTATAGATGCTTTTGTAATTTAGCCATTAATGCTTCCTTAGGTTGGAAGCCAATGATCTTGTCAACAACCTCGCCATTTTTAAAGACCATCAATGTTGGAATACTCATGATCCCATATTGACCAGAAACAGCTGGATTTTCATCCACATTTAGTTTAGCAATCTTTAAACGATCACCAACTTCGCCATCGATCTCTTCCAATACTGGTGCAATCATTTTACATGGTCCGCACCATGGAGCCCAGAAGTCTACGAGTACTGTACCGCTGCTCACATTTGTTTGGAAGTCATTATCACTTACATGCACAATTGCCATTTTATTTCCTCCTTATGTGTATGTCCGAGTACTCCAAGTATATCACCTAGATGATAAATATTCCAACCTGAAGCACTTCGTACTTTTTTGAGTTTATATACCCTATGAGGTATTATATTCGAATGGAGGAAGTTTCGCAAGTCCTTTTAGAGCATGCTCCGTAGCTCCTCTGTAAATAAAGGAACCACCTCAAATAAATCACCTACAATCCCATAATCAGCAACCTGAAAGATGGGAGCCTCCGGATCCTTATTAATCGCCACGATCACCTTGGAATTACTCATACCAGCTAAGTGTTGAATCGCGCCAGAAATTCCGCAAGCAATATACAGGGTAGGTGTGACTACCTTACCAGTTTGCCCAATTTGCAGAGAATAATCACAGTACTCTGCATCACAAGCACCTCTTGATGCACCTACAGCACCGCCAAGTAAATCAGCTAACTCCCGCAGCGGTGCAAAGCCCTCAGCACTCTTCACACCACGCCCGCCTGCAACAACAATTTTGGCCTCCGCTAAGTCCACTCCTGCGGTAGCTTTCTGAATTACTTCGCGGACAATGGTGCGTAGATCGTGGATCTCCACTTCAAACTGCTGTACCATCACATTCCGTCCTTCATCTGCTGATAGGATTGGAATATTATTGGGGCGAATGGTTACAACGTGAATCTCTGTGAGAAAAGTTTTCTTTTCAAAGGCTTTTCCTGCATAGATGGGTCTTAAATACTGAATCTCATCACCTACCTGCTCGATTCCAATACAGTCTGTGATCAAGCCCTGTTGAAAACGAGCGGCTAAACGTGGCGCCAGATCCTTACCCATCGCAGTGTGTCCGAGTACGAAGGCATCTGGCTTCTGTGCCTCCAACACTTGCTTTAGCGCTTGAAAATAGGCATCGGTGGTATATGTGGATAGTGCTTCATGCTGCACATGTATTATTTCATCAGCACCATGCTGGGCCAATGCTTTGAGGGTGCTCTCATCAGCATCACCTAGAATAACAGAGAGTATCCTACCCTCCTCACCTGCGATAAGGCGGGCTGCTGCAATGGCCTCAAGGGATACTTGCCGTAGCTGTTCACCTTTTTTCTCTGCAACGGTTACCACAGTCTTTTTCATCTTATCAGCTCTCCTTCCTCGCCATTAATCCAGGCTGATTACTTTTGCCTCATGCTGCAAGCGATGGACCAATTCCTTCACTTGCTCCTGAAGTTCCCCTTTTAATATACGACCTGCCTGTTTAGGTGGTGGTAAGAAGGTGTCCACCTTCTTTGTTTTACTTGCCACCTCTTCCCATGTCACACCAAGATCTTCTAATGTAAGAACATCCAAGGGCTTCTTCTTTGCTTTCATAATCCCTTGCAGGGAAGGATAGCGCGGTTCATTGAGGCCTTGCTGCGCTGTCACTAGCAAAGGTAGAGCGGTGGCAATAATCTCTGTATCTCCTTCCACATCCCGATCCACCATTACTTCATCGCCCTGAATCGCAATCTTCACGATGGTGGTGACCTGTGGAATGCCGAGGAGTTCTGCTACCCTAGCACCCACCTGGCCAGAGCCATCATCAACTGCCATATTGCCCGCCAAGATCAGCTGGTAAGGTTGATCCTTGAGGATCTGATAGAGAAGCTGTGAGACCGTGTACTCATCAAGCTCATGCTCCTCTCCATCATCCCCGATGCTAAGACGGATGGCACGGTCAGCTCCCATGGCAAGGGCAGTGCGCAGTGAGCTCTCTACCCGTTCAGATCCCACTGAGATTACAGTCACCTCACCGCCATGAGCTTCACGGAGGCGTATCGCTTCCTCCACCGCATATTCATCATAGGGGTTGATAATATACTCCACCCCTTCGTCACTAATCTTTCTGTCCTTTAGAATGATTTTCTCCTCGGTATCAAAGGTCTGCTTCATTAAAACATAGAAGTTCATTTGCGAATGCCTCCTTTTCACAATTGAAGGAACTATCTGATAATTTTAGAGCTTATTCATCAACAAAATGGGGTGCACGTTTCTCCAAGAATGCTTGGACGCCTTCACGCATGTCCTTCGATGAAAATGACTGGCCAAAAAATTCAGCTTCCTTTATCAATCCCTCATCTAGAAAAGAGTGCTCCGTCTCACGTACCGCTTCTAAGGCCTTGATCACCGTTAATTTACTCTTTCCACAAATCGCTTGAGCGAGATGGAGAGCTTCATCTAACAATTGATCCTGGGTAACGAGACGATTGAGTAAACCGATTCGGTATCCCTCTTCTCCATCAATGATCCGACTGGTTAAAATCATTTCTAGTGCCCTTGCCTTCCCCACAAGGCGAGGTAGACGTTGCGTCCCACCCCAACCAGGAATTAAACCTAAATTTAGTTCAGGCAAACCCAGTTTCGTCTCAGGTGTTCCCAGTCGAATATGGCAGGACATGGCCAATTCTAGTCCTCCACCTAATGCTGCTCCATGAATGGCAGCGATTACAGGGCGATTAAAGCCTTCAATTGTATTGAAGAGTTGCTGCCCCAACCGTGCCATCTCGATACCCGCTTCTACGGTATCGATCTGAGTAAATTCCTTAATATCTGCCCCTGCAGCGAAGAAGCGTCCTTCGCCATGGAGAATAACTGCTCGGATCGATTGATCCTCTTCCATCTGTGCAAAAAGCTGCTCCAGTTCTTCCAAGCTTGCTCGATTCAAGGCATTGGCTGGAGGGTGGTTAATCGAAACCCAGCCGATGCCCTCCTCCTTACGAAATTGCAGATGATTCATAATCGCCCTCCATTCGCTCTTCTGGTTTTATTCCATCCTCACCATTCCAAATTTCAGCAATTGATGAAGGGGTTCTACCTGCGTACGCATATCATATTTGCAGCCCTTCATCACCCAAGCTGTTACCGTTTCATCTAAAGTCCCGAAGATCATCCGACG
Proteins encoded in this region:
- the trxA gene encoding thioredoxin yields the protein MAIVHVSDNDFQTNVSSGTVLVDFWAPWCGPCKMIAPVLEEIDGEVGDRLKIAKLNVDENPAVSGQYGIMSIPTLMVFKNGEVVDKIIGFQPKEALMAKLQKHL
- a CDS encoding electron transfer flavoprotein subunit alpha/FixB family protein is translated as MKKTVVTVAEKKGEQLRQVSLEAIAAARLIAGEEGRILSVILGDADESTLKALAQHGADEIIHVQHEALSTYTTDAYFQALKQVLEAQKPDAFVLGHTAMGKDLAPRLAARFQQGLITDCIGIEQVGDEIQYLRPIYAGKAFEKKTFLTEIHVVTIRPNNIPILSADEGRNVMVQQFEVEIHDLRTIVREVIQKATAGVDLAEAKIVVAGGRGVKSAEGFAPLRELADLLGGAVGASRGACDAEYCDYSLQIGQTGKVVTPTLYIACGISGAIQHLAGMSNSKVIVAINKDPEAPIFQVADYGIVGDLFEVVPLFTEELRSML
- a CDS encoding electron transfer flavoprotein subunit beta/FixA family protein, yielding MNFYVLMKQTFDTEEKIILKDRKISDEGVEYIINPYDEYAVEEAIRLREAHGGEVTVISVGSERVESSLRTALAMGADRAIRLSIGDDGEEHELDEYTVSQLLYQILKDQPYQLILAGNMAVDDGSGQVGARVAELLGIPQVTTIVKIAIQGDEVMVDRDVEGDTEIIATALPLLVTAQQGLNEPRYPSLQGIMKAKKKPLDVLTLEDLGVTWEEVASKTKKVDTFLPPPKQAGRILKGELQEQVKELVHRLQHEAKVISLD
- a CDS encoding enoyl-CoA hydratase, with protein sequence MMNHLQFRKEEGIGWVSINHPPANALNRASLEELEQLFAQMEEDQSIRAVILHGEGRFFAAGADIKEFTQIDTVEAGIEMARLGQQLFNTIEGFNRPVIAAIHGAALGGGLELAMSCHIRLGTPETKLGLPELNLGLIPGWGGTQRLPRLVGKARALEMILTSRIIDGEEGYRIGLLNRLVTQDQLLDEALHLAQAICGKSKLTVIKALEAVRETEHSFLDEGLIKEAEFFGQSFSSKDMREGVQAFLEKRAPHFVDE